One window of Acropora palmata chromosome 1, jaAcrPala1.3, whole genome shotgun sequence genomic DNA carries:
- the LOC141859445 gene encoding meiosis inhibitor protein 1-like → MEISENSLSFFTTNHSNHSSQWRMNGVNISIVCVACLVELLENADVFNLRKRKVLGELIALLVNNQNLLELLSQNTNITSHLCKILMNLLSTENELLMNTAIEALDILIVKVRSEILVDEMVGNLQGKILQLNNFKKSYAFVLTLGRFLNSIPALSLRVAKDSQSLVEYLLENILYPEDDIKTAFLFVLLEICSNEDAFNALKSQTQEEICRKTCAVVACSLAVNVQTNSLGILRLLSQKSDVLGTAMKTSNKGTPAILESLKKLMLSSTEAIQIGAIQCVTRILRNDPEDNTYTKAILMSGIGELLLGDLESSNDLVLGSVFCSLDHMVGAHTFYTDGFSVYGIESIIIGISKAIKLKNSEIVRQGLRVLSLVLSTQPRCVHLFSNEEISKKCASVLLETFKATDHRILIQAACAVEYFLGIHLHPLSMEFEVVVPLVTAIISQLQKFTKPRMLFRNISTGSVESFLCAILRTIKKTFHFIEEFRVKEPSYDVLLTRNHRSIATANESLDHLLQSLWKSVDQLCVPAVIYNSKSVENPAVFAIFFQILHISLSPKNSYAERFVHKLASGCFVRFSLEIKEKFYRIAKNIELTEAIANFLAELCIVCNNAADRIQLKDLLKTENISSIHSKSVAINLLAQNSVSRDTGEINDGTLFNIQCCCIELFYVSFAHGDEIVHVEELVMCLHKFLIQHPDLSVFHHISLKHLLFLCLTVLNKLRSMPLSSSISQSANDCQKILEDSFMKFTPDEFDGLYFHGVMFVSWIISSQSLSGKFGRQVLISFIQKAEEERDSCTFDAFREVLKSSQPSLIPLISLVDCREENVVSFVVKVLEALITEVSALESDSDRSSNEDMPKPISLANLVTNIFQKLFLGNKVKPLPDHSIAAMLKIMTTLQVNIPAAFEIKLLYQVVNILTSANICPRFTTPAINYLNVALAWGFYRENYQVSSVLLANEALCMFIQRILDTMQVKDAQNPTCPCHLKAGVLVLMSSLAIMQSNVSNDCREPFKVSKQCMVTFTNERESILGLTSLIFWDVYFRTTELTSCKPILELHEMVHGKNQCLKLSDVDLNVLHVYLQNSLVHDSEIVRQCAVKCLGSFLLYVPDDSFYASSPWNKVVLECSLSVLSDNVMTSSLVLFCSLLLKHAPEKHISTQTLSNTVQSILIKIPDIRCSEKALSWNCVHLLAQVLSLEHYSMLQVQWGLISTWLHAFKDSVSANRTQNNGSKEGFAFYTLDRLIIAKDLLKSKNGEDLRVLDKAILQIRNKVDEEIEQATSQRTSA, encoded by the exons ATGGAAATCTCAGAAAATTCACTTAGTTTCTTTACAACAAATCATTCAAATCATAGCTCTCAGTGGCGAATGAACGGAGTGAATATCTCTATTGTTTGTGTGGCATGCTTAGTCGAGCTTCTGGAAAATGCAGACGTTTTTAACCTACGGAAACGCAAGGTGCTTGGAGAATTGATTGCCTTGCTCGTGAACAACCAAAACCTGTTGGAACTTCTCAGTCAAAACACCAACATTACGTCTCACTTGTGCAAGATTCTCATGAATCTGTTGTCCACAGAAAATGAACTTCTCATGAACACGGCTATCGAAGCTCTGGACATTTTGATTGTAAAGGTGCGATCCGAAATTCTTGTCGACGAAATGGTAGGAAATTTGCAAGGCAAGATATTGCAATTGAACAATTTCAAGAAATCCTACGCGTTTGTTCTAACCCTGGGAAGATTCTTAAACTCGATCCCTGCATTGTCACTTCGGGTAGCCAAGGACTCACAGAGCTTGGTGGAATATCTGTTGGAAAATATATTGTACCCTGAAGACGACATTAAGACTGCTTTCCTCTTTGTCCTACTGGAAATCTGTTCTAACGAAGATGCATTCAATGCGTTGAAATCTCAAACTCAGGAAGAAATCTGCCGAAAAACTTGCGCTGTGGTTGCTTGTAGTCTCGCTGTCAATGTTCAAACGAATTCTCTAGGAATTTTGAGATTGTTATCACAGAAATCAGATGTACTTGGCACTGCTATGAAAACGTCAAATAAGGGAACGCCAGCCATCTTGGAGAGTTTGAAAAAGCTGATGCTGTCTTCGACGGAGGCCATTCAAATTGGTGCCATACAATGTGTGACTCGAATATTAAGAAACGATCCAGAAGATAATACCTATACTAAAGCAATTCTAATGTCTGGTATCGGTGAGTTGCTTCTTGGTGACTTAGAGTCTTCAAACGATCTTGTTCTTGGTTCAGTATTTTGTAGTTTAGATCATATGGTAGGAGCACACACTTTCTACACCGACGGTTTTTCAGTTTACGGGATCGAGTCAATAATCATTGGCATCTCGAAAGCCATCAAACTGAAAAACTCTGAGATCGTCAGACAAGGCCTTCGCGTTTTATCACTGGTTTTATCCACGCAGCCTCGTTGTGTTCACCTTTTCTCCAACGAAGAGATCTCTAAGAAATGTGCCAGTGTCCTTCTTGAGACTTTCAAGGCCACAGACCACAGGATTCTTATTCAGGCTGCCTGTGCTGTGGAATATTTTCTTGGTATTCATCTCCACCCTTTATCCATGGAATTTGAGGTCGTTGTACCCCTTGTGACAGCCATTATTTCCCAGTTGCAGAAATTCACCAAGCCAAGAATGCTctttagaaatatttcaacgG GTTCAGTTGAGTCATTTCTCTGCGCCATATTGAGGACAATCAAGAAGACCTTCCATTTCATTGAAGAGTTCCGCGTCAAGGAACCATCATACGATGTGTTGCTTACAAGGAACCATCGCTCCATTGCTACAGCAAACGAGTCCCTTGATCACTTACTCCAATCCTTGTGGAAATCCGTAGATCAGCTTTGTGTGCCTGCCGTGATTTACAACAGTAAATCAGTCGAGAATCCAGCcgtttttgcaatttttttccaaattctacACATTTCGTTATCTCCAAAGAATTCTTATGCCGAACGTTTTGTCCATAAACTGGCTTCGGGGTGCTTTGTCAGATTTTCATTAGAgatcaaagagaaattttatCGAATTGCAAAGAATATAGAGTTAACGGAAGCGATAGCAAATTTTTTAGCAGAGCTTTGCATTGTATGCAATAACGCGGCCGATAGAATCCAACTCAAAGATCTTTTGAAGACAGAAAACATTAGCTCCATCCATTCTAAATCAGTGGCTATAAACTTGCTTGCACAGAATTCAGTGAGCCGAGACACGGGTGAGATTAATGACGGGACACTTTTCAACATCCAGTGTTGCTGTATTGAGCtgttttatgtttcttttgctCACGGGGATGAAATTGTCCACGTTGAAGAACTTGTTATGTGTCTGCACAAGTTCCTCATTCAACATCCGGATCTCAGCGTGTTTCATCACATTTCCTTGAAACAtctattgtttctttgtctcACCGTTTTAAACAAGTTAAGATCGATGCCATTGTCATCAAGTATCAGTCAAAGCGCGAATGACTGCCAGAAGATCTTAGAAGACAGTTTCATGAAGTTTACACCTGACGAGTTTGATGGTCTCTACTTCCACGGTGTCATGTTTGTCTCTTGGATCATTTCAAGTCAATCCTTGAGCGGAAAGTTTGGAAGACAAGTCTTGATCAGTTTTATTCAAAAAGCAGAAGAAGAGCGAGACTCGTGCACGTTCGATGCATTCCGCGAAGTCCTGAAATCTAGTCAACCGAGTTTAATACCCCTTATCTCCCTTGTGGACTGCAGAGAGGAAAATGTTGTCAGTTTCGTGGTTAAGGTTCTGGAAGCTTTGATCACCGAAGTATCAGCTTTGGAGTCAGATTCAGATCGTTCGTCAAACGAAGACATGCCTAAGCCAATCTCACTTGCCAATCTCGTGAcgaacatttttcaaaagcttttcCTTGGCAACAAGGTAAAacctcttccagatcactCCATTGCAGCAATGCTAAAAATCATGACAACACTTCAAGTAAACATTCCAGCAGCATTTGAAATCAAGCTTTTATATCAAGTTGTGAACATCTTGACCTCTGCGAATATTTGTCCAAGATTCACCACTCCCGCCATCAACTATCTGAACGTCGCTTTAGCTTGGGGCTTTTACAGGGAAAATTACCAGGTGTCATCTGTGCTTTTAGCAAATGAAGCATTGTGCATGTTCATCCAACGCATTCTGGATACCATGCAAGTTAAAGATGCTCAAAACCCCACCTGTCCCTGTCACTTGAAAGCGGGTGTCTTAGTGCTAATGTCCTCTCTAGCAATCATGCAGTCCAATGTTTCGAACGATTGTCGCGAACCATTTAAAGTTAGCAAACAATGCATGGTAACATTCACAAATGAGAGGGAATCGATCTTGGGTCTTACAAGCCTTATCTTCTGGGATGTCTACTTCAGGACCACGGAATTAACGTCATGTAAGCCCATCTTGGAATTGCATGAAATGGTCCATGGTAAAAACCAGTGCCTCAAGCTCTCTGACGTGGATCTAAACGTCTTGCACGTTTACCTTCAGAATTCTTTGGTTCATGACAGTGAGATTGTGCGGCAGTGCGCAGTGAAGTGCCTGGGAAGCTTTCTCTTGTACGTTCCAGACGACAGCTTCTATGCAAGTAGTCCATGGAACAAGGTTGTTCTGGAATGTTCCTTGTCGGTGCTAAGTGACAACGTCATGACATCGagcttggttttgttttgttccttACTCCTAAAGCACGCTCCAGAGAAACACATCTCCACACAGACTCTGTCAAACACTGTGCAATCCATTCTCATAAAAATTCCAGATATTCGTTGTTCAGAGAAGGCCCTCTCTTGGAACTGCGTCCATCTTCTTGCACAGGTGCTAAGCTTAGAACACTACTCCATGCTACAGGTCCAATGGGGTCTTATATCGACCTGGTTGCATGCTTTCAAGGATTCCGTTAGCGCTAACAGAACACAGAATAATGGATCAAAGGAGGGTTTCGCGTTCTACACCCTAGATCGACTGATCATTGCCAAAGATTTGCTGAAGAGCAAAAATGGTGAAGATCTCAGGGTCTTGGATAAAGCGATTCTCCAAATTAGGAATAAAGTCGACGAGGAGATTGAACAAGCAACAAGTCAGCGTACTTCCGCGTAA
- the LOC141883627 gene encoding cyclin-dependent kinase 9-like isoform X3, giving the protein MLRFVVYSMFVLLSLNFWCFFAPFVQFPITALREIKILQLLKHENVVNLMEICRTKASPYNRNKGSIYLVFEFCEHDLAGLLSNHQIKFQVSEMKKLIQMLLNALYFIHSNKILHRDMKAANVLITKNGVLKLADFGLARAVHVNKEQLQRYTNRVVTLWYRPPELLLGERNYGPPIDLWGAGCIMAELWTRTPIMQGNSEQHQLTLISHLCGSITSEVWPAVEKLDLFNKMVLPTNQKRRVKERLRSYVNDNLALDLIDQMLTIDPSHRIDADTALNHDFFWSDPLPSDLTRTLSSVNKSMFEFLAPPHGRRGQVQATTAAAAQARSSTASQSSVVQSGTFDRVF; this is encoded by the exons ATGTTACGTTTCGTAGTGTATTCCATGTTCGTTCTGTTGTCACTGAacttttggtgtttttttgcacCATTCGTTCAGTTTCCCATCACTGCACTCCGAGAAATTAAGATTTTGCAGTTGCTGAAGCACGAGAATGTGGTCAACCTCATGGAAATTTGTCGAACCAAAG CCTCACCTTATAATCGCAACAAAGGAAGTATCTACCTTGTGTTTGAGTTTTGTGAACATGACCTAGCTGGTTTGCTTAGCAACCATCAGATCAAGTTCCAAGTGTCAGAGATGAAGAAGCTGATTCAGATGTTGCTGAATGCGCTGTACTTCATTCACAGTAACAAGATTCTGCATCGGGACATGAAGGCTGCAAATGTTCTCATCACAAAGAATGGTGTTCTAAAATTGGCTGATTTTGGGTTGGCTCGCGCTGTCCATGTGAACAAAGAGCAATTGCAACGTTACACAAACAGAGTTGTCACACTTTGGTACAGGCCACCAGAACTCCTGCTTGGAGAGAGAAACTATGGCCCTCCTATTGATCTGTGGGGTGCAGGTTGCATCATGGCAGAACTATGGACGCGAACTCCCATCATGCAGGGAAATTCTGAACAACATCAGTTAACTCTCATTAGTCATCTTTGTGGTTCAATAACATCTGAGGTTTGGCCAGCAGTGGAAAAACTGGATTTGTTTAACAAAATGGTCCTTCCAACTAATCAGAAACGACGTGTGAAAGAAAGGCTGCGCAGTTACGTCAATGACAACCTTGCGCTGGATTTGATTGACCAAATGTTAACCATTGATCCAAGCCACAGAATTGACGCAGACACTGCCTTGAATCACGACTTCTTTTGGAGTGACCCATTGCCAAGTGACCTAACACGGACACTTAGTTCTGTTAATAAGTCAATGTTTGAGTTTCTGGCACCGCCGCATGGCCGACGAGGTCAGGTGCAAGCAACTACTGCAGCTGCGGCACAGGCACGCAGCAGTACTGCCAGTCAATCAAGTGTTGTTCAGAGTGGGACATTTGACCGAGTCTTTTAA
- the LOC141883627 gene encoding cyclin-dependent kinase 9-like isoform X2 yields the protein MRLSATSCIHDVIDRHIEVYSMFVLLSLNFWCFFAPFVQFPITALREIKILQLLKHENVVNLMEICRTKASPYNRNKGSIYLVFEFCEHDLAGLLSNHQIKFQVSEMKKLIQMLLNALYFIHSNKILHRDMKAANVLITKNGVLKLADFGLARAVHVNKEQLQRYTNRVVTLWYRPPELLLGERNYGPPIDLWGAGCIMAELWTRTPIMQGNSEQHQLTLISHLCGSITSEVWPAVEKLDLFNKMVLPTNQKRRVKERLRSYVNDNLALDLIDQMLTIDPSHRIDADTALNHDFFWSDPLPSDLTRTLSSVNKSMFEFLAPPHGRRGQVQATTAAAAQARSSTASQSSVVQSGTFDRVF from the exons atGCGCTTGTCGGCAACATCGTGTATTCATGACGTCATCGATCGCCATATTGAAG TGTATTCCATGTTCGTTCTGTTGTCACTGAacttttggtgtttttttgcacCATTCGTTCAGTTTCCCATCACTGCACTCCGAGAAATTAAGATTTTGCAGTTGCTGAAGCACGAGAATGTGGTCAACCTCATGGAAATTTGTCGAACCAAAG CCTCACCTTATAATCGCAACAAAGGAAGTATCTACCTTGTGTTTGAGTTTTGTGAACATGACCTAGCTGGTTTGCTTAGCAACCATCAGATCAAGTTCCAAGTGTCAGAGATGAAGAAGCTGATTCAGATGTTGCTGAATGCGCTGTACTTCATTCACAGTAACAAGATTCTGCATCGGGACATGAAGGCTGCAAATGTTCTCATCACAAAGAATGGTGTTCTAAAATTGGCTGATTTTGGGTTGGCTCGCGCTGTCCATGTGAACAAAGAGCAATTGCAACGTTACACAAACAGAGTTGTCACACTTTGGTACAGGCCACCAGAACTCCTGCTTGGAGAGAGAAACTATGGCCCTCCTATTGATCTGTGGGGTGCAGGTTGCATCATGGCAGAACTATGGACGCGAACTCCCATCATGCAGGGAAATTCTGAACAACATCAGTTAACTCTCATTAGTCATCTTTGTGGTTCAATAACATCTGAGGTTTGGCCAGCAGTGGAAAAACTGGATTTGTTTAACAAAATGGTCCTTCCAACTAATCAGAAACGACGTGTGAAAGAAAGGCTGCGCAGTTACGTCAATGACAACCTTGCGCTGGATTTGATTGACCAAATGTTAACCATTGATCCAAGCCACAGAATTGACGCAGACACTGCCTTGAATCACGACTTCTTTTGGAGTGACCCATTGCCAAGTGACCTAACACGGACACTTAGTTCTGTTAATAAGTCAATGTTTGAGTTTCTGGCACCGCCGCATGGCCGACGAGGTCAGGTGCAAGCAACTACTGCAGCTGCGGCACAGGCACGCAGCAGTACTGCCAGTCAATCAAGTGTTGTTCAGAGTGGGACATTTGACCGAGTCTTTTAA
- the LOC141883627 gene encoding cyclin-dependent kinase 9-like isoform X1, which produces MSKDLLDYPFCHDVNKYEKMVKIGQGTFGEVFKARNRKNLKEIVALKKVLMDNEKEGFPITALREIKILQLLKHENVVNLMEICRTKASPYNRNKGSIYLVFEFCEHDLAGLLSNHQIKFQVSEMKKLIQMLLNALYFIHSNKILHRDMKAANVLITKNGVLKLADFGLARAVHVNKEQLQRYTNRVVTLWYRPPELLLGERNYGPPIDLWGAGCIMAELWTRTPIMQGNSEQHQLTLISHLCGSITSEVWPAVEKLDLFNKMVLPTNQKRRVKERLRSYVNDNLALDLIDQMLTIDPSHRIDADTALNHDFFWSDPLPSDLTRTLSSVNKSMFEFLAPPHGRRGQVQATTAAAAQARSSTASQSSVVQSGTFDRVF; this is translated from the exons ATGAGTAAGGACCTCTTGGACTATCCTTTCTGCCATGATGTCAACAAATACGAAAAGATGGTCAAAATCGGCCAAGGAACCTTTGG CGAGGTATTCAAGGCGCGGAATCGAAAGAACCTCAAAGAAATCGTTGCCCTCAAGAAGGTCCTTATGGACAACGAGAAAGAAGGG TTTCCCATCACTGCACTCCGAGAAATTAAGATTTTGCAGTTGCTGAAGCACGAGAATGTGGTCAACCTCATGGAAATTTGTCGAACCAAAG CCTCACCTTATAATCGCAACAAAGGAAGTATCTACCTTGTGTTTGAGTTTTGTGAACATGACCTAGCTGGTTTGCTTAGCAACCATCAGATCAAGTTCCAAGTGTCAGAGATGAAGAAGCTGATTCAGATGTTGCTGAATGCGCTGTACTTCATTCACAGTAACAAGATTCTGCATCGGGACATGAAGGCTGCAAATGTTCTCATCACAAAGAATGGTGTTCTAAAATTGGCTGATTTTGGGTTGGCTCGCGCTGTCCATGTGAACAAAGAGCAATTGCAACGTTACACAAACAGAGTTGTCACACTTTGGTACAGGCCACCAGAACTCCTGCTTGGAGAGAGAAACTATGGCCCTCCTATTGATCTGTGGGGTGCAGGTTGCATCATGGCAGAACTATGGACGCGAACTCCCATCATGCAGGGAAATTCTGAACAACATCAGTTAACTCTCATTAGTCATCTTTGTGGTTCAATAACATCTGAGGTTTGGCCAGCAGTGGAAAAACTGGATTTGTTTAACAAAATGGTCCTTCCAACTAATCAGAAACGACGTGTGAAAGAAAGGCTGCGCAGTTACGTCAATGACAACCTTGCGCTGGATTTGATTGACCAAATGTTAACCATTGATCCAAGCCACAGAATTGACGCAGACACTGCCTTGAATCACGACTTCTTTTGGAGTGACCCATTGCCAAGTGACCTAACACGGACACTTAGTTCTGTTAATAAGTCAATGTTTGAGTTTCTGGCACCGCCGCATGGCCGACGAGGTCAGGTGCAAGCAACTACTGCAGCTGCGGCACAGGCACGCAGCAGTACTGCCAGTCAATCAAGTGTTGTTCAGAGTGGGACATTTGACCGAGTCTTTTAA
- the LOC141887870 gene encoding tRNA wybutosine-synthesizing protein 3 homolog has product MAASFQNQKVASLSQVDLSKKGSIDDQIIALVKYINEKEIFFTTSSCSGRIAVFSELADQRKKWCQWLYVTHEEADADKILCSLRECHGDAVFKFEPFVLHVQCRDLESGQQMLKSALVSGFKNSGIVIGKKGNVIVAVRSTQSLEVPLVHDGELLVSAEYIRFLVNVANKKLEENQTRIERFFTNLRDICEQNGSTTWKKSEKGGRQKQKDTRQNESPNQIINEGSSHLYLNANEQCSKEDVMDCLVSFYGDVS; this is encoded by the exons ATGGCGGCCtcatttcaaaaccaaaagGTTGCTTCTCTTTCTCAAGTAGATCTAAGCAAGAAGGGGAGTATTGATGACCAAATAATAGCCTTAGTGAAATACATCAAcgagaaagaaattttttttacaacaagCTCTTGCTCTGGAAGGATAGCCGTTTTTTCCGAG ctTGCAGATCAAAGGAAAAAGTGGTGCCAATGGCTCTATGTTACTCACGAGGAAGCGGATGCGGATAAAATA TTGTGTTCCTTGAGAGAATGTCACGGAGATgcagttttcaagtttgagcCATTTGTTTTGCATGTTCAATGCAGAGATCTCGAAAGTGGTCAGCAAATG CTCAAATCAGCTCTGGTCTCTGGTTTCAAGAACTCTGGAATAGTTATTGGTAAGAAGGGAAATGTCATAGTG GCTGTGAGAAGTACACAGAGCTTAGAAGTGCCTCTAGTTCATGATGGAGAACTTTTGGTCTCAGCTGAG TATATTAGGTTTCTGGTAAATGTTGCCAACAAGAAACTTGAGGAAAATCAGACAAGAATAGAAAG ATTTTTCACCAATCTGCGGGACATTTGCGAGCAAAATGGAAGCACTACTTGGAAGAAAAGTGAGAAAG gtggaagacaaaaacaaaaagataccAGGCAGAATGAATCACCAAATCAAATCATCAATGAGGGATCATCACACCTGTATTTGAATGCTAATGAACAGTGCAGTAAGGAGGATGTCATGGACTGCTTAGTTTCCTTTTATGGTGACGTGTCATAA
- the LOC141883627 gene encoding cyclin-dependent kinase 9-like isoform X4 → MDNEKEGFPITALREIKILQLLKHENVVNLMEICRTKASPYNRNKGSIYLVFEFCEHDLAGLLSNHQIKFQVSEMKKLIQMLLNALYFIHSNKILHRDMKAANVLITKNGVLKLADFGLARAVHVNKEQLQRYTNRVVTLWYRPPELLLGERNYGPPIDLWGAGCIMAELWTRTPIMQGNSEQHQLTLISHLCGSITSEVWPAVEKLDLFNKMVLPTNQKRRVKERLRSYVNDNLALDLIDQMLTIDPSHRIDADTALNHDFFWSDPLPSDLTRTLSSVNKSMFEFLAPPHGRRGQVQATTAAAAQARSSTASQSSVVQSGTFDRVF, encoded by the exons ATGGACAACGAGAAAGAAGGG TTTCCCATCACTGCACTCCGAGAAATTAAGATTTTGCAGTTGCTGAAGCACGAGAATGTGGTCAACCTCATGGAAATTTGTCGAACCAAAG CCTCACCTTATAATCGCAACAAAGGAAGTATCTACCTTGTGTTTGAGTTTTGTGAACATGACCTAGCTGGTTTGCTTAGCAACCATCAGATCAAGTTCCAAGTGTCAGAGATGAAGAAGCTGATTCAGATGTTGCTGAATGCGCTGTACTTCATTCACAGTAACAAGATTCTGCATCGGGACATGAAGGCTGCAAATGTTCTCATCACAAAGAATGGTGTTCTAAAATTGGCTGATTTTGGGTTGGCTCGCGCTGTCCATGTGAACAAAGAGCAATTGCAACGTTACACAAACAGAGTTGTCACACTTTGGTACAGGCCACCAGAACTCCTGCTTGGAGAGAGAAACTATGGCCCTCCTATTGATCTGTGGGGTGCAGGTTGCATCATGGCAGAACTATGGACGCGAACTCCCATCATGCAGGGAAATTCTGAACAACATCAGTTAACTCTCATTAGTCATCTTTGTGGTTCAATAACATCTGAGGTTTGGCCAGCAGTGGAAAAACTGGATTTGTTTAACAAAATGGTCCTTCCAACTAATCAGAAACGACGTGTGAAAGAAAGGCTGCGCAGTTACGTCAATGACAACCTTGCGCTGGATTTGATTGACCAAATGTTAACCATTGATCCAAGCCACAGAATTGACGCAGACACTGCCTTGAATCACGACTTCTTTTGGAGTGACCCATTGCCAAGTGACCTAACACGGACACTTAGTTCTGTTAATAAGTCAATGTTTGAGTTTCTGGCACCGCCGCATGGCCGACGAGGTCAGGTGCAAGCAACTACTGCAGCTGCGGCACAGGCACGCAGCAGTACTGCCAGTCAATCAAGTGTTGTTCAGAGTGGGACATTTGACCGAGTCTTTTAA
- the LOC141886826 gene encoding 1-acyl-sn-glycerol-3-phosphate acyltransferase alpha-like: MWKLQFVLLIILFVTFALIFLYKISKTFRFYVKYCAYNCCLLFTALYCFCIGVCHPFDVENFHRAKDFAYGFLVKVFSIRVDIEGTEIFNSLKGKNFIIVANHQSSLDMFPLLKVTPPTTTFLAKRELLLAPLFGVAAWLFGVVFVKRGNAKRARDVMAWISKKVIDKKINLWIFPEGTRSQTGTLLPFKKGAFHLALEAQLPIVPLVVSDYRSIFNKANKTFTSGIISGKVLPPISTEGFTMNDVSEVTESVRQKMLQVFHEHDHLNETSADDKKTHQFESGVIQPQGFLKGQ; encoded by the exons ATGTGGAAGCTACAATTTGTTTTACTTATCATCTTATTCGTGACTTTTGCACTCATTTTCTTGTATAAGATATCGAAAACATTTAGGTTCTATGTCAAGTATTGTGCTTATAATTGCTGCCTCTTATTCACTGcattgtattgtttttgtatCGGAGTGTGTCACCCGTTCGATGTCGAAAACTTTCATCGCGCTAAAGATTTTGCTTACGGCTTTCTCGTCAAAGTGTTCTCTATACGTGTCGATATTgaaggaactgaaattttcaattctctcAAAGGAAAGAATTTTATTATCGTTGCGAATCACCAAAGTTCTTTGGACATGTTTCCCTTGCTCAAGGTTACACCACCAACAACTACCTTCTTGGCCAAGAGGGAACTTCTCCTAGCACCGTTGTTTGGCGTAGCTGCGTGGCTCTTTGGTGTGGTTTTTGTCAAAAGAGGAAACGCCAAACGTGCGAGGGACGTCATGGCTTGGATTTCCAAGAAAGTCATTGACAAAAAG attAATTTGTGGATTTTTCCAGAGGGAACAAGAAGTCAGACCGGTACTCTTTTACCCTTCAAAAAAGGTGCATTTCACCTTGCCCTTGAAGCACAG CTACCTATTGTGCCTCTGGTAGTGTCTGATTACCGGTCTATATTCAATAAGGCGAACAAGACATTTACATCAG GAATCATAAGTGGAAAAGTCTTACCCCCAATATCAACTGAGGGCTTTACAATGAATGATGTCTCTGAAGTGACAGAAAGTGTGCGGCAAAAGATGCTCCAAGTCTTCCATGAACATGACCATCTTAATGAGACATCAGCTGACGACAAAAAGA CTCATCAATTTGAAAGCGGAGTAATACAACCACAAGGTTTCCTGAAGGGACAGTGA